From Theileria annulata chromosome 1, complete sequence, *** SEQUENCING IN PROGRESS ***, one genomic window encodes:
- a CDS encoding Theileria-specific sub-telomeric protein, SVSP family (Signal peptide predicted for TA18860 by SignalP 2.0 HMM (Signal peptide probability 0.977, signal anchor probability 0.020) with cleavage site probability 0.594 between residues 21 and 22) yields MKSYRLIIHVLIFLLIGYSGCSDKTTDKPDNLHTEPTSSCDNDNNQVTETTEQSCHQPVKDPRTEPYPQPQQPTPQDEKHYLLGSRPRKDGGINLVPITHLEYIPPQAKQEQPSQPQYYLPPQPQEYQPIQPISQPPYQHYYSGYGPEPPTHQYGHYGPQPTQPQYPGYQPQQYYPEPYQQYPQPQYSGYTGYDPPQGYQPTAPQGYYHSGYQPPQPGYQPYQLFPPPPVSVPVQQYPLPQPPLPHQPHQPPGYEPGYSPYQPYLPQQPYPAQQYPEYYPGPQYPPPHQPIQPQLGYQPQQPYYPGPEPYQPQPYYTGTQHHAYQQQPQQQPGPQYPPPQYQPSHPYGPYQPPPPQPYEPQYQPPQPPMQQPQQPLPPIPIPQPPSQGPTQPVHVAIPPPLPPQTSQPQYPGYQLQQPYEPQPPPQGPTQHPQQPQPYYTGPPTQPPQPGPAYPQYYPGYGPQPSQGPPKPQAVQHPQPSQPSQITQPTHPPKPPTHIVSQYQPRLTAPLSQPSNLGPGILGPAPGPLRDPSVLLQNLSHKYIRPSTPHTESSKAQTPKPTTQTEDSQDEQTKEPTQTEESTEPTQEHTQEHTETPQKHTQTQQTPTTEPSELHPETIPVEIGSDEDEEPPEPPGPGDGDQPPDKPEGGGDEPEEPKDDDEDKEPPKDVKRCKIITLMKMNEEGNLVPMTEGDYEILRDNDDAVKYTFTPTLEELHCDGEVVYKHISRNRKTSSLIYNRVRHHFLLKNDLGMYVCNYRKGVWSVFNHKFLHLIYIFTKDAYGNDMFLTSEHYTNDIGDRGSFKYIFKAGVRCTKIMYRNQLVWEKTDDTDNYPIHFYINLKYYFYILFNDHVYKYSKRGTEYHPFSDNLRRQKK; encoded by the coding sequence atgaaaagtTACCGCTTAATAATTCACGTATTAATTTTCCTATTAATAGGATACTCTGGATGTTCTGATAAAACTACAGATAAACCAGATAATCTACACACAGAGCCTACATCCAGCTGTGACAATGATAATAATCAGGTAACTGAAACTACTGAACAATCTTGTCATCAACCTGTTAAGGATCCAAGAACAGAACCATACCCACAACCACAACAACCCACTCCTCAGGATGaaaaacattatttattaggaTCTAGACCTAGAAAAGATGGAGGAATAAATCTAGTTCCAATTACTCATCTGGAATATATACCACCCCAAGCTAAACAAGAACAACCAAGTCAACCTCAGTATTATCTACCACCTCAACCTCAAGAATATCAACCAATTCAACCTATATCACAACCACCTTATCAACACTATTATTCTGGATATGGACCAGAACCACCTACACATCAGTATGGACATTATGGTCCTCAACCAACTCAACCACAGTATCCAGGTTATCAACCTCAGCAATATTATCCTGAACCATATCAACAGTATCCACAGCCACAGTATTCAGGTTATACAGGTTATGATCCACCTCAAGGATACCAACCTACAGCTCCTCAGGGATATTATCATTCAGGTTATCAACCACCTCAACCAGGATATCAACCTTATCAATTATTTCCACCTCCACCTGTATCCGTACCTGTACAACAGTATCCACTACCACAACCACCTCTACCACATCAGCCTCATCAACCACCCGGTTATGAACCAGGATATTCTCCATATCAACCTTATCTACCACAACAACCTTATCCTGCACAGCAGTATCCAGAATATTATCCTGGACCTCAATATCCTCCACCTCATCAACCTATTCAACCACAGCTAGGATATCAACCTCAGCAACCATATTATCCTGGACCAGAACCATATCAACCACAACCATATTATACTGGGACACAACATCATGCATATCAACAACAGCCTCAACAACAACCTGGTCCACAATATCCTCCACCTCAGTATCAACCTAGTCATCCTTATGGACCTTATCAACCGCCTCCGCCACAACCTTATGAACCACAATATCAACCACCACAACCACCAATGCAACAACCACAGCAACCTCTACCACCAATTCCAATTCCTCAACCACCATCTCAAGGACCTACTCAACCTGTACATGTAGCTATACCTCCACCTCTACCACCACAAACTAGTCAACCTCAGTATCCCGGATATCAACTTCAACAACCTTATGAACCTCAACCACCTCCTCAAGGACCTACTCAACATCCACAACAGCCACAACCATATTATACTGGACCACCTACTCAACCTCCACAGCCAGGACCTGCGTATCCACAATATTATCCAGGATATGGACCACAACCTAGTCAAGGACCCCCTAAACCTCAAGCTGTACAACATCCTCAACCTAGTCAACCCAGTCAAATTACTCAGCCTACTCATCCACCTAAACCTCCCACTCATATAGTATCCCAATATCAACCTAGACTTACTGCACCATTAAGTCAACCTTCAAATCTTGGACCTGGTATCTTAGGTCCAGCTCCTGGTCCATTAAGAGATCCTTCAGTTCTACTACAAAATCTAAgtcataaatatattagacCATCAACACCTCATACTGAATCATCAAAAGCACAAACACCTAAACCAACTACTCAAACTGAAGACTCTCAAGATGAACAGACTAAAGAACCTACTCAAACTGAAGAATCTACAGAACCTACTCAAGAACATACTCAAGAACATACTGAAACTCCGCAAAAACATACTCAAACTCAACAAACACCTACTACCGAACCATCTGAGTTACATCCAGAAACTATTCCAGTAGAAATTGGatcagatgaagatgaagaacCTCCAGAACCTCCTGGACCTGGAGATGGAGATCAACCACCAGATAAACCTGAAGGTGGTGGAGATGAACCTGAGGAACCTAAagatgatgatgaagataaaGAACCACCTAAAGATGTTAAAaggtgtaaaataataactCTTATGAAGATGAATGAGGAAGGTAACTTAGTTCCAATGACTGAAGGTGATTATGAAATTTTACGTGACAATGACGATGCTGTCAAATATACATTCACTCCAACACTTGAAGAACTACATTGTGATGGTGAGGTTGTATATAAGCATATATCAAGAAATAGAAAAACTTCATCACTTATTTACAACAGAGTACGACATCACTTtctattaaaaaatgatcTAGGGATGTATGTATGTAACTACAGAAAAGGTGTCTGGAGTGTTTTTAATCACAAATTTTTACACTTGATTTACATATTCACAAAAGATGCTTACGGAAATGATATGTTTCTAACCAGTGAACATTATACCAATGATATTGGTGATAGAGGttcttttaaatatatatttaaggCAGGTGTAAGGTGTACTAAAATCATGTATAGAAACCAATTAGTTTGGGAAAAAACGGATGATACTGATAATTATCCcatacatttttatattaacctcaaatattatttttatatattatttaatgatcatgtttacaaatattcaaaaaGAGGTACTGAATATCATCCCTTTTCGGATAATCTTAGAAGacaaaaaaaataa